In Drosophila gunungcola strain Sukarami unplaced genomic scaffold, Dgunungcola_SK_2 000069F, whole genome shotgun sequence, one DNA window encodes the following:
- the LOC128264395 gene encoding uncharacterized protein LOC128264395: MDATAEIGCLQAFDKRPKVGRTPPPSAPPVLAGDMFPFERAGESETPKRGRDAMSPSSPEKHAKKSKCQKPPVELVFDLGNLIDGLISTCIEKKPAVCHINQSMKDTLMSIKEIQLELSERFEEVEATKGRAATQTTPGLASYSQVVRKANQPGPEATKPPVLENRARPKMSGQTTQRNADKPIRRVRPDALVIAGAEGHSYSEILNMVTRRDDNELEEVRKNVRRIKRTAKGELLLELDGSARSDTQAIKEDIGRVLGDHARVRAIVEEIHLEIRDLDELSTKEEVAAAVSAATGHQVDA; the protein is encoded by the coding sequence ATGGACGCCACGGCGGAAATCGGCTGCCTCCAGGCGTTCGATAAGCGACCCAAGGTTGGTCGAACGCCCCCACCATCAGCGCCGCCGGTTTTGGCGGGGGACATGTTCCCATTTGAGCGGGCTGGTGAAAGCGAGACGCCAAAAAGGGGAAGGGATGCTATGAGCCCTTCAAGCCCCGAGAAGCacgcaaaaaaatcaaagtgcCAGAAGCCCCCCGTCGAGCTAGTGTTCGATCTGGGAAATCTGATAGACGGACTGATTTCAACGTGTATAGAAAAGAAGCCGGCAGTTTGCCACATAAACCAGAGCATGAAGGATACCCTAATGAGCATCAAGGAGATCCAGCTAGAGCTTAGCGAAAGATTTGAGGAGGTAGAGGCTACAAAAGGGCGCGCGGCCACGCAAACAACGCCGGGTTTGGCGTCATACAGCCAAGTGGTTAGAAAGGCGAACCAACCAGGACCAGAGGCAACAAAGCCACCCGTGCTGGAAAATAGGGCGCGACCGAAAATGTCCGGGCAGACGACGCAGCGCAATGCGGATAAGCCTATCAGGAGAGTTCGCCCTGACGCCCTTGTTATAGCTGGGGCAGAAGGCCACTCATACAGCGAAATCCTAAATATGGTAACGAGGAGAGACGACAACGAGCTGGAGGAAGTCCGTAAGAATGTGCGCAGGATAAAACGCACGGCCAAGGGAGAGCTGCTTCTGGAACTGGACGGGTCCGCAAGGAGCGACACGCAAGCCATCAAGGAAGACATTGGCCGAGTCCTTGGTGACCATGCCCGCGTACGAGCAATTGTGGAGGAAATCCACTTGGAAATACGCGACCTAGACGAACTGTCCACCAAAGAGGAGGTAGCAGCAGCCGTATCTGCGGCAACAGGCCACCAAGTGGATGCCTAA